A single genomic interval of Eurosta solidaginis isolate ZX-2024a chromosome 3, ASM4086904v1, whole genome shotgun sequence harbors:
- the LOC137244130 gene encoding phosphatidylcholine translocator ABCB4-like, whose protein sequence is MQKFYIFSASPQRREILKEKTNCSLHSMSQTRWSARVDSVKPFATHIHQILKAIDEIKSSIVFCKKEKKLAVEVVSNIRTVASLGREEMFYHQYMDTVSPAIAQAKKNTHFRGLVYGMARSLMFFAYAACMYYGCWCVVHKGMEFGNVFKVSQALIMGTTSIANALAFAPNFQKGITAAKNIFLLLSRVPKIGDKPGVSKDLWYAEGKVDFTEVQFSYPTRAEIQVLRGIQLSVGKGLKVALVGSSGCGKSTCIQLLQRFYDDDGGSVSIDCTDLRNLSIANHRRQLGIVSQEPTLFDRSIKQNIAYGDNKREVTEQEIIASAKKANIHNFIATLPLGYETRMGEKGTQLSGGQKQRIAIARAMVRNPKILLLDEATSALDAESEKTVQEALDAASEGRTTITIAHRLSTIVDSNVIYVLDNGHVAESGSHKELLKLRGIYYTLWKLQTGC, encoded by the exons atgcagaaattttatatctttagcgcaagccctcagagacgggaaattctcaaggaaaaaactaattgctccttgcacagcatgtcacaaacacgatggtctgctcgtgtggatagtgtcaaacctttcgcaactcacattcaccaaatattgaaagctattgatgaaatcaagtcAAGTATCGTGttttgtaaaaaagaaaaaaag cttgctgttgaagttgtctCGAATATACGCACAGTCGCTTCGTTAGGCAGAGAAGAGATGTTCTATCACCAATACATGGATACTGTTAGTCCTGCAATTGCT CAAGCTAAAAAGAATACCCATTTCCGTGGTCTTGTCTATGGTATGGCGAGATCCCTTATGTTCTTCGCATATGCAGCTTGTATGTATTACGGTTGTTGGTGTGTGGTACACAAAGGTATGGAATTCGGCAATGTTTTCAA GGTCTCACAAGCTTTAATAATGGGCACCACTTCAATAGCCAATGCTTTAGCCTTTGCCCCAAATTTCCAAAAGGGCATTACAGcggcaaagaatatatttttgtTACTCAGCCGTGTTCCGAAAATTGGCGATAAGCCTGGAGTTTCGAAAGACCTTTGGTATGCGGAAGGAAAGGTTGATTTTACTGAAGTCCAATTTAGTTACCCTACACGTGCGGAAATTCAAGTACTTCGAGGTATACAACTTAGTGTGGGAAAAGGTCTAAAAGTGGCATTAGTCGGTTCATCCGGTTGTGGCAAGTCGACGTGTATTCAGCTACTACAACGGTTTTATGATGATGATGGGGGTTCAGTGTCCATCGATTGTACCGATTTACGTAATTTATCGATAGCAAATCATCGTCGTCAACTAGGTATTGTGTCACAGGAACCCACCTTATTCGACAGAAGCATTAAACAAAACATCGCGTATGGTGATAATAAGCGAGAAGTTACTGAGCAGGAGATAATTGCATCAGCTAAAAAAGCGAATATACACAATTTTATTGCAACGTTACCATTG GGTTACGAAACGCGCATGGGTGAAAAGGGAACACAATTGTCGGGTGGCCAAAAGCAGCGCATTGCGATTGCTCGAGCAATGGTTAGAAATCCGAAAATCTTACTGCTCGATGAAGCTACTTCCGCTCTTGATGCTGAAAGTGAGAAG acTGTTCAAGAAGCTTTAGATGCGGCTAGCGAAGGACGTACCACGATCACTATTGCTCATAGGCTATCGACAATTGTTGATTCTAATGTCATATATGTGCTTGATAATGGTCATGTTGCGGAAAGCGGTTCACATAAAGAACTATTGAAATTGCGTGGTATCTATTACACCCTGTGGAAGTTACAAACTGGCTGTTAG